Part of the Thermococcus sp. 18S1 genome, CTGGGCTGGGCCTGAACTACATCGCCAAGGAGGAGCGCATTTCTTTCCTTCTGAGCCAGCTGTGGGAAATCTTCGGCGAGAAAGCGATACTTAAGGGCGGCACTGCCCTCAACAGGGTTTACCTCGCAAAGATTGGAGCGGCGAGGTTTTCTGAGGATATAGACATTGACTATTTCAACGGCGACGTTGGCATTGCGGCAGAGGAGATAAAAGAGGGCATGAGGCTCGTCGAGGGATTTGACGTTAAGGGGCCGAGGGTTCTGCACAGGACTTTTCGATTCGATTGCTATTACAGGAACCCCCTCGGGAACCGGGATAGGGTTAAAGTTGAGTTCTACCTCAGCAGGCCGCCTTACATTGAGGCCGGAGTTGAGCTGGTTAAATCCCCATTTGTGGGGGAGTATCCAACCATGTTCAGGGTATACTCCTTTGAAGACCTGCTCGCCAAGAAACTCACTGCCCTATACAACCGCACTGAAGGCAAGGACATCTACGATTCATTCCACGCCCTCAACATGGAGTTTAATAAGAAAAGGCTGGAGGATGCTTTGAAGCTCACCCTCAGATTCTACCATATCGATAATGAGGACTTCCTAAGGAGTTTAATTGAGAAGCTCGAGTACGCAAAGGAAAATGCCCGCTACATCGGAAACTCCACCAACCACTTCATTCCAAAGAGCCTGCGTCCCAACTGGGAAGAGATGATAGGAAGCCTGAAGCTCAGAATTGAAGAACTGGGTCGGACGATTTCTTTGTAGTTCCCACCTTTCCCCAGAGAAAGGTTTATAAGCCAACTCCCTCAATGCCCACCAGTGATTAAAACCACCTTTCTTGGAGGTGTTCGCAGTGGAAGCCAAGTTCGAGATACCCGTATGCACATCATGCGGAAAGGAGATAACCCCTAGGGAGCACGCCACTCACTTCGTCTGCCCGAACTGCGGCGAGGAGATAATCTGGCGCTGCGAAAGCTGCAGGGTCCTCTCAGTCCCCTACAAGTGCCCGAAGTGCGGCTGGGAGGGGCCGTGAAGTCTGGAGGTGAAAAAGATGAGCGACTTCAACCTCGTTGGTGTTATTAAGGTCATGCCGACCGACCCGGATGTCAACCTCGACGAGCTCGAGGAGAAGCTGAAGGCCGTCATCCCCGAGAAGTTCGGCCTCGCCAAGGTCGAGCGCGAGCCGATTGCCTTCGGTCTCGTCGCCCTCAAGTTCTACGTCCTCGGAAGGGACGAGGAGGGCTACTCCTACGACGCCGTCGCCGACCTCTTCCGCGAGGTCGAGAACGTCGAGAGCGCGGAAGTTGAGACCGTCTCGAGGATCTGAATCCTCGGTTCCATTTCTATATCTTCCATCCACCCTCAAGCTGCCCTTCTTATGGTCCCGGTGAGCGCAATCACCGCCAGCACCGTCCCGTACGCACCGATCCACGCCACGCCTATCCCATCGATCCCCATCGGCCCCATGAGGGTGTAGCTGAGCCCCAGGAAGAGCCCGGCCTTGAGGACGTTGAGGAGGGCAACCTCCCTCACCCGCTTCCGGATGTTGAGGATGGTCACCGAGAAGTTCACCGGGACCACCAGGAAGGAACCCAGCATCATGAGCTTCAGAAGCCCAAAACCTGCCACGTACTCCTCCCCGAACAGCCCGAGCAGAAGCCCACCAAAAAACCACACGAAGCCGGTCGCGGCGGCAAGGTAAGCGTAGCTGACAAGCGTGGCCCTTTTGAGGGTTCCCCATACGTTCTCAAGCCCATGGCTCCCCTCGACGAAGAAGGAAGTGTTCACCGCGTTGGGGACGAACATGAGCAGGTTCGCGACGGAGAAGGCTATGTAGAAGTACGCCGCCTCCTCGCTCCCGAGAACCGTCAGAACAACCGTGGGCATCACGTAGTTCGGCGCCACGTTGGCGAGGTCGGCCACGTAGTTGCCGATGGAGAACGTGAGGGACTCCCTTAAAAACTCCGTATCCAGCCTTGGCCGCACCCACCCGGCGGAGGCCAGCCCGTAAACCGTCCCCAGAAGCAGGCCCAGGCCGAAGGAGGACACTATACCCAGGGTGCCCAGGGAGACGAGGGCGAACAGGAAGGCGAACCTGGCCGAGAACAGTAGGCTCTGGACAAAGCTGTGCTCCGCTTTCCTCCGGGCTATCGCGTAAATCGCGAGCACGTTGTAGGCTGTGGCGGCCAGGGAGAACAGCACGAAGAGGGCGAAGAACTCCGCCGAGAAAACGCCCTCAAACGACCCCATCCTCCCCGCGAGCAGTGCATAGGCGGTGGAAACTGCGAGGGAAGCGGCGAGGGTCGCGGCCAGCGCGCTGCCTATGACCCTCTCCCCGTAGCGGGGGTAGAACCGTATCATCGAGAAGTTCAGGCCGAGCATCGATATTGTGAAGACCAGACTTATCGCTGATATCACGGCGGAGGCAGTCCCAACGTCGGACGGGGAATAGAGCCTCGCGGCAACGTTCCAGAACACGAATCCCGCGGCTGCGGTGACCATCATCGACAGGGATATGTAGAGGGAGTTCCTGTACAGGGGGTTTTTTACGTGCCCCAGAACCGAACTGAACAGCCGGCCGACCATCCCCATCTTCCCGCCCCGTTGGAATCAATGGGTGGACGATAAAAACATATCGGGGCAGGGGCATCAAAGCCCCAGACCCAGACTCAGCTTCGGCCTCTTCCACTCGTCCAGAACCGAGCGGAGCTCCTCGTTCTCCACCCTGGAGTAGAGCCCGTCAAAGCGCTCCTTCGCACCGTCCTCCCCGCCCTTCCAGCGGGCAAGCTCGGCGATGGCCCTGAAGAAGTAAGCGGTGTCGTCCTCGAAGAGCTCCGCAAAGGACTCCATGTTCTCCGCTACAACGCCGTAGGAGCCCTCGTTGAAGAGCCCCTCGATGAAGTCCATCAGCGTGTCGAAGACGAGGCCAAAAATCTCGTCGCTCACGTTTATGGCCTTTACGAGGGCGTCCCGTATGGCCCTGAAAGCCTTGTCGTACTCCTCCCTTCCGGCTAATATCTCAGCCTCGACCAGCCTGGCGTTTATCTCAATCTCGTCCTCCCTCGGGTTCCGGAGAACCTCGCCTATCAGCGCCTCCGCCGCGTCGTAGTCCCCGAGCTCGTACCTGAAGTGCGCAAGGTCGAGGCGGCTTATCATGTGGTTCTTTTCGTCGCTGAGCCTCTCAAAAATTTCTCTGGCGCGCTCCATGAGCTCGATGGCCTTCTCGGTCTCGCCGAGCTCGTCGTAGTTCACAGCCAGGTTAGCCAGCGTGAGCGCTATCTCCCGCTCGTTCTTCAGAACCTCCTCCTCGAGTTTGAGGAGCTCCTCGTAGGTCTCTATCGCCTTCTCCGGCATGCCGAAGTGCTCGTAGGCGTCCGCCAGGTAGTAGAGCGCGGTGGCGTACTCCTCAGGGTCATCCTTCTTCCTCTCGGCCACCCTCCTGTAGAGCTCGATTCCTGCCTCGGCGTCGTCGAGGTGCGCGTAGACGTGGCCTATCTCGTGGGCCAGGTCGTATGGATCCTCGCACTCCTCTGCGACATCCTTGAGCCTCTCGAGCTCCTTTCTGAGGGTCTCCTCGTCCTCTATGGAGTCTATGTAATCGTCAAAGAGCTCCAGGAGCCTCTCACAGTCCTTCGCGGTGAGGGCGTTCTCCCATTCGGCCTTTATGTCGCCCATTTTCACATCACCCGGTTTCGGTTCGCCGAACGGGTTAAAAAGCTATGGTGGCACCTTACCGAAAAATTTATAAATAAGCCAAAGGAACCATAGACCGGAAACACTAATTGTAACTAAAAGCTCTCATTGGCGGAAAACAAAAGCGGGCGGAGGTGAGAGGAGATGGCCCAGCTCGCTGGACAGCCGGTTGTTATTCTGCCTGAGGGAACTCAGAGGTACGTTGGTAGGGATGCTCAGAGGCTCAACATTCTCGCCGCGAGGATCATAGCCGAGACCGTCAGGACCACTCTCGGTCCGAAGGGTATGGACAAAATGCTCGTTGACAGCCTCGGAGACATCGTCATCACCAACGACGGTGCCACCATCCTCGACGAGATGGACATCCAGCACCCGGCTGCGAAGATGATGGTTGAGGTTGCGAAGACCCAGGACAAGGAGGCTGGCGATGGAACCACCACTGCCGTCGTCATCGCTGGTGAGCTTCTCAGGAAGGCTGAGGAGCTTCTCGACCAGAACATTCACCCGAGCATAATCATAAAGGGTTACGCCCTGGCCGCCGAGAAGGCCCAGGAGATACTCGACAACATGGCCAGGGAGATCGACGTTGAGGACGCCGAGATCCTCAAGAAGGCCGCGGTCACCTCCATCACCGGTAAGGCCGCCGAGGAGGAGCGCGAGTACCTCGCCGAGATAGCCGTTGACGCCGTCAGGCAGGTCGCCGAGAAGGTCGACGGCACCTACAAGGTCGACCTCGACAACATCAAGTTCGAGAAGAAGGAGGGCGGCAGCGTCAGGGACACCAGGCTCGTTCGCGGTGTCGTCATCGACAAGGAAGTTGTCCACCCGGGAATGCCGAAGAGGGTTGAGGGTGCCAAGATCGCCCTCATCAACGAGGCCCTCGAGGTCAAGGAGACCGAGACCGACGCCGAGATCAGGATCACCAGCCCGGAGCAGCTCCAGGCCTTCCTCGAGCAGGAGGAGAAGATGCTCCGCGAGATGGTCGACAAGATCAAGGAGGTCGGCGCCAACGTCGTCTTCGTTCAGAAGGGTATCGATGACCTTGCCCAGCACTACCTGGCCAAGTACGGCATCCTCGCCGTCAGGCGCGTCAAGAAGAGCGACATGGAGAAGCTCGCCAAGGCCACCGGCGCCAAGATCGTCACCAACGTCCGCGACCTCACCAGCGAGGACCTCGGTGAGGCCGAGCTCGTCGAGCAGAGGAAGGTCGCCGGCGAGAACATGATCTTCGTCGAGGGCTGCAAGAACCCGAAGGCCGTCACCATACTCATCCGCGGCGGTACCGAGCACGTCGTTGACGAGGTCGAGAGGGCCCTCGAGGACGCCGTCAAGGTCGTCAAGGACATCGTCGAGGACGGCAAGATACTCGCCGCCGGCGGTGCCCCGGAGATCGAGCTCGCCATCAAGCTCGATGAGTTCGCCAAGGAGGTCGGCGGCAAGGAGCAGCTCGCCATCGAGGCCTTCGCTGAGGCCCTCAAGGTCATCCCGAGGACCCTCGCTGAGAACGCCGGTCTCGACCCGGTCGAGATCCTCGTGAAGGTCATCGCCGCCCACAAGGAGAAGGGCGCCACCATCGGCGTTGACGTCTTCGAGGGCGAGCCGGCCGACATGATGGAGCGCGGCGTCATCGCTCCGCTCAGGGTCACCAAGCAGGCCATCAAGAGCGCCAGCGAGGCGGCAATAATGATCCTCAGGATCGACGACGTTATCGCCGCCAGCAAGCTCGAGAAGGACAAGGGCGGCGAGGGCGGCGACTTCGGAGGCGACCTCGACTGAAGGCCTTTAACCTCTTCTTTCCTTTCATCCGAAAAGCATTTTTAGTCCAACGGAAACTTTTCTCGTATGCCCTCCATTGAAGTGAGAGGCCTCTCCAAACGGTACGGCTCAAAAAAGGCCCTCAGCGACGTCTCCTTCACCGTGGAAGAGGGCGAGATAGTCGGGATAATCGGGCCGAACGGTGCCGGAAAGACGACGCTGATAAGGATTCTGAGCTGTCTTCTGAAGCCCGACTCCGGTGAAGTCAGGATTTTTGGAAGGAGGCCCTGTGAGGCAAAGGACCTTTTCGCGCTCCTCCCCCAGGACGTCAGGGCGCACTTCTACACGCTCACCCCGAGGGACTACGTCTACCACTACCTCCGGATGAGGGGACTTGGGAGGGACGAAGCCAGAAGGACTGCGGACGATGCCATGGAACTCTTTGGAATAGACTACGCGGACGAAGCCATGTCCACCCTTTCAGGGGGCATGGTCAGAAGGGCCCTCCTGGCCATGGTTCTCTCGGCCCATGCCAGACTCTACTTCCTCGACGAGCCCACCGTTGGCCTGGACGTCGAGAACAGGCTCATCCTGTGGGAGATTCTCCGGAAAAAGGCCGAGGAATCAACGATAGTCCTCACCAGCCACTACCTTAACGAGATATCGAGCGTCTGCGACCGCGTTCTCCTCCTGAAGGACGGGAAGATAAAGGCCTTCGGAAGGCCCGAGAGGGTCGCGAGGGACTACCTGAGAGGTCTTCATTCGAAGATAGTAGCCTTTGAAGACGTTGAGCTTGAGGGCTTTCTCCTGAAAAAGGCCGGGAGAAGGGTCTACATCTACACCCGCTCCAGGGGTGAAGAGAAGGAGATAATGGAAGCCCTCGA contains:
- a CDS encoding nucleotidyl transferase AbiEii/AbiGii toxin family protein, with translation MDEEMLRYLAAKTGLGLNYIAKEERISFLLSQLWEIFGEKAILKGGTALNRVYLAKIGAARFSEDIDIDYFNGDVGIAAEEIKEGMRLVEGFDVKGPRVLHRTFRFDCYYRNPLGNRDRVKVEFYLSRPPYIEAGVELVKSPFVGEYPTMFRVYSFEDLLAKKLTALYNRTEGKDIYDSFHALNMEFNKKRLEDALKLTLRFYHIDNEDFLRSLIEKLEYAKENARYIGNSTNHFIPKSLRPNWEEMIGSLKLRIEELGRTISL
- a CDS encoding zinc finger domain-containing protein → MEAKFEIPVCTSCGKEITPREHATHFVCPNCGEEIIWRCESCRVLSVPYKCPKCGWEGP
- a CDS encoding elongation factor 1-beta — its product is MSDFNLVGVIKVMPTDPDVNLDELEEKLKAVIPEKFGLAKVEREPIAFGLVALKFYVLGRDEEGYSYDAVADLFREVENVESAEVETVSRI
- a CDS encoding lipopolysaccharide biosynthesis protein, with the translated sequence MGMVGRLFSSVLGHVKNPLYRNSLYISLSMMVTAAAGFVFWNVAARLYSPSDVGTASAVISAISLVFTISMLGLNFSMIRFYPRYGERVIGSALAATLAASLAVSTAYALLAGRMGSFEGVFSAEFFALFVLFSLAATAYNVLAIYAIARRKAEHSFVQSLLFSARFAFLFALVSLGTLGIVSSFGLGLLLGTVYGLASAGWVRPRLDTEFLRESLTFSIGNYVADLANVAPNYVMPTVVLTVLGSEEAAYFYIAFSVANLLMFVPNAVNTSFFVEGSHGLENVWGTLKRATLVSYAYLAAATGFVWFFGGLLLGLFGEEYVAGFGLLKLMMLGSFLVVPVNFSVTILNIRKRVREVALLNVLKAGLFLGLSYTLMGPMGIDGIGVAWIGAYGTVLAVIALTGTIRRAA
- a CDS encoding tetratricopeptide repeat protein — translated: MGDIKAEWENALTAKDCERLLELFDDYIDSIEDEETLRKELERLKDVAEECEDPYDLAHEIGHVYAHLDDAEAGIELYRRVAERKKDDPEEYATALYYLADAYEHFGMPEKAIETYEELLKLEEEVLKNEREIALTLANLAVNYDELGETEKAIELMERAREIFERLSDEKNHMISRLDLAHFRYELGDYDAAEALIGEVLRNPREDEIEINARLVEAEILAGREEYDKAFRAIRDALVKAINVSDEIFGLVFDTLMDFIEGLFNEGSYGVVAENMESFAELFEDDTAYFFRAIAELARWKGGEDGAKERFDGLYSRVENEELRSVLDEWKRPKLSLGLGL
- the thsB gene encoding thermosome subunit beta: MAQLAGQPVVILPEGTQRYVGRDAQRLNILAARIIAETVRTTLGPKGMDKMLVDSLGDIVITNDGATILDEMDIQHPAAKMMVEVAKTQDKEAGDGTTTAVVIAGELLRKAEELLDQNIHPSIIIKGYALAAEKAQEILDNMAREIDVEDAEILKKAAVTSITGKAAEEEREYLAEIAVDAVRQVAEKVDGTYKVDLDNIKFEKKEGGSVRDTRLVRGVVIDKEVVHPGMPKRVEGAKIALINEALEVKETETDAEIRITSPEQLQAFLEQEEKMLREMVDKIKEVGANVVFVQKGIDDLAQHYLAKYGILAVRRVKKSDMEKLAKATGAKIVTNVRDLTSEDLGEAELVEQRKVAGENMIFVEGCKNPKAVTILIRGGTEHVVDEVERALEDAVKVVKDIVEDGKILAAGGAPEIELAIKLDEFAKEVGGKEQLAIEAFAEALKVIPRTLAENAGLDPVEILVKVIAAHKEKGATIGVDVFEGEPADMMERGVIAPLRVTKQAIKSASEAAIMILRIDDVIAASKLEKDKGGEGGDFGGDLD
- a CDS encoding ABC transporter ATP-binding protein — protein: MPSIEVRGLSKRYGSKKALSDVSFTVEEGEIVGIIGPNGAGKTTLIRILSCLLKPDSGEVRIFGRRPCEAKDLFALLPQDVRAHFYTLTPRDYVYHYLRMRGLGRDEARRTADDAMELFGIDYADEAMSTLSGGMVRRALLAMVLSAHARLYFLDEPTVGLDVENRLILWEILRKKAEESTIVLTSHYLNEISSVCDRVLLLKDGKIKAFGRPERVARDYLRGLHSKIVAFEDVELEGFLLKKAGRRVYIYTRSRGEEKEIMEALESAGIPFRRESLTIEDVFIAGGLDDGAD